The Mammaliicoccus sciuri genome window below encodes:
- a CDS encoding prolipoprotein diacylglyceryl transferase codes for MLTKEFATKVGLSEKQVRKIVQHLEDRGYQLSKTEYRGREATDFQEEDIELFQEIAEKVKETNSYDQAFETLEQEKDFLQVLVKDEPANQTPELQHLIEELRLEVQHMRRERQMLGEMLQQVHIQQQKLEQTLALQAPQQSEATAQENDTKVETKQAEQPQSSKVVSEDKTSSESVETNKQEVKEETKVAVAEEPAKSETQAELKSEDKETAVKPETTTDKAVESKEDTTTSKEETTDKAASTEEKAPETTVDDTSKPSENKEEDVKEEIKSETEEEPKKKGFFQRLFNI; via the coding sequence ATGTTAACTAAAGAATTCGCAACTAAAGTAGGTCTTAGTGAAAAGCAAGTTAGAAAAATTGTACAGCACTTAGAAGACAGAGGATATCAACTTTCTAAGACAGAATATCGTGGAAGAGAAGCGACAGACTTCCAAGAAGAAGATATTGAACTTTTCCAAGAAATAGCGGAAAAAGTTAAAGAAACAAATAGTTATGACCAAGCATTCGAAACACTTGAACAAGAGAAAGACTTTTTACAAGTTCTTGTTAAAGACGAACCTGCTAATCAAACACCTGAACTACAACATTTAATTGAAGAATTAAGATTAGAAGTTCAACATATGCGTAGAGAAAGACAAATGCTTGGTGAAATGTTGCAACAAGTACATATTCAACAACAGAAACTAGAACAAACTTTAGCATTACAAGCACCTCAACAATCAGAGGCTACTGCTCAAGAGAATGATACTAAAGTTGAAACGAAACAAGCTGAACAACCACAAAGTTCTAAAGTAGTTTCAGAAGATAAGACTTCTAGTGAATCAGTTGAAACGAACAAACAAGAAGTAAAAGAAGAAACAAAAGTTGCTGTAGCTGAAGAGCCAGCTAAATCAGAAACACAAGCTGAATTGAAATCAGAAGATAAAGAAACTGCTGTTAAACCAGAAACGACTACTGATAAAGCAGTAGAATCTAAAGAAGATACAACTACATCTAAAGAAGAAACGACTGACAAAGCAGCATCTACTGAAGAAAAAGCACCTGAAACGACAGTAGACGATACTTCAAAGCCTTCAGAAAACAAAGAAGAAGACGTAAAAGAAGAAATCAAATCAGAAACTGAAGAAGAACCTAAGAAAAAAGGATTCTTCCAAAGATTATTTAATATTTAA
- a CDS encoding anion permease — protein sequence MSNNTEKKSFKPIWIIVSFVVLIGILLLPTSNDLPVMAKCALAILAFAVVMWVTEAVTYPVSAVMIVGLIVVLIGFSPVQNLGDALGNPSANGKALEGDALLGTGNALKMALSGFSGSAVALVAAALFLATAMQVTNLHKRLALQVLSIVGNKTNRMVIGAIVVSIILAFFVPSATARAGAVVPILLGMITAFKTSKNSKLAALLIITAVHAVSIWNIGIKTAAAQNIVAIGFINKSMGQDVSWGEWFLYAAPWAIIMSVVLYFVMITVIKPEEKEIEGGNELVKAQLKELGPVSSREWRLITISVLLLFFWSTEKVLHPIDSSSITIIALAIMLTPKIGVFTWEDVEKKIPWGTVIVFGIGISLGTVLLETTAAQWLSDKTFGLMGLNHMPLIATIALISIFNILIHLGFASATSLSSALIPVFIALTQTLNLGDQSIGFVLIQQFVISFGFLLPVSSPQNMLAYGTETFTVKDFIKTGVPLTVIGYLLIILFSMTYWKWIGLI from the coding sequence ATGTCTAATAATACTGAGAAAAAATCTTTTAAACCAATTTGGATTATTGTTAGTTTTGTTGTATTAATTGGGATATTGTTATTACCAACTTCAAATGATTTACCTGTTATGGCAAAATGTGCGTTAGCGATTTTAGCTTTTGCAGTTGTTATGTGGGTAACAGAAGCCGTAACTTATCCTGTATCAGCGGTTATGATTGTTGGACTGATCGTCGTACTCATTGGATTTAGTCCAGTTCAAAATTTAGGAGATGCTTTAGGCAATCCGTCAGCAAATGGAAAAGCTTTAGAAGGGGATGCATTACTAGGTACAGGAAATGCATTAAAAATGGCTTTAAGTGGATTTTCAGGATCTGCAGTGGCACTCGTTGCTGCAGCATTATTCTTAGCTACAGCGATGCAAGTAACCAATTTACATAAACGTTTAGCATTACAAGTACTTTCTATTGTAGGAAACAAAACAAATAGAATGGTTATCGGTGCAATTGTAGTTTCTATTATTTTAGCATTCTTTGTACCTTCAGCTACTGCAAGAGCAGGTGCTGTTGTACCTATATTATTAGGAATGATTACTGCATTTAAAACATCTAAGAACAGTAAATTAGCAGCATTATTGATTATTACGGCCGTGCATGCTGTCTCAATATGGAATATAGGTATTAAGACTGCCGCCGCTCAAAATATCGTGGCGATAGGATTTATTAATAAATCAATGGGACAAGATGTTTCTTGGGGTGAATGGTTCTTATATGCAGCACCATGGGCGATTATCATGTCAGTCGTCTTATACTTTGTGATGATTACTGTCATTAAACCTGAGGAGAAAGAAATAGAAGGTGGTAATGAATTAGTTAAAGCACAATTAAAGGAATTAGGACCAGTTTCATCAAGAGAGTGGAGACTCATTACGATTTCTGTCTTATTATTATTTTTCTGGTCTACCGAAAAAGTACTTCATCCTATTGATTCATCGTCTATAACAATCATCGCATTAGCAATTATGTTAACACCTAAAATCGGTGTCTTTACTTGGGAAGATGTTGAGAAGAAAATTCCTTGGGGTACAGTTATCGTATTTGGAATCGGTATCTCACTAGGAACAGTATTGTTGGAAACAACAGCGGCACAATGGTTAAGTGATAAAACATTTGGATTAATGGGACTTAATCATATGCCACTAATCGCAACCATTGCACTCATTTCAATATTTAATATTTTAATACATTTAGGATTTGCGAGTGCTACGAGTTTATCTTCAGCATTAATCCCTGTGTTTATAGCCCTAACACAAACATTAAATTTAGGAGATCAATCTATCGGATTTGTACTTATACAACAATTCGTGATTAGCTTCGGTTTCTTATTGCCAGTTAGTTCACCACAAAATATGCTGGCTTACGGTACAGAAACATTTACCGTTAAAGACTTTATTAAAACAGGCGTACCACTCACAGTCATTGGATACTTATTAATTATCTTGTTCAGCATGACATATTGGAAGTGGATAGGATTGATATAG
- a CDS encoding IS3 family transposase, which translates to MVKVIKELNETYNIRLSILFKVAQIAKSVYYYWINKFSKADKDETLIQVIKEICEESNHTYGYRRVTQALRNRGLIVNHKKVLRIMKEHNLTCTKFTHRGRKYRSFKGKVGKVAQNILNRRFKTSLPFQKVVTDITEFKLMNGQKLYLSPFMDLYSSEIISFKISSRPTLDIVINPLKEMIKRRPNLDHRLTIHSDQGWHYQHSQYTRLLKDHKIFQSMSRKGNCLDNSVMENFFWLLKQEMYYGQEFKDFQDLEQAIHRYIDFYNNERIKSKLKGLSPKNYRRQTFEIIY; encoded by the coding sequence ATAGTAAAGGTCATTAAGGAACTAAATGAAACATATAATATACGATTAAGTATCTTATTTAAAGTCGCTCAAATAGCTAAATCTGTATACTATTATTGGATAAATAAATTTAGTAAAGCTGATAAAGATGAAACATTGATTCAAGTAATAAAAGAAATATGTGAAGAATCAAACCATACCTATGGTTATCGTCGTGTTACACAAGCACTAAGAAATAGAGGTCTTATCGTAAATCATAAAAAAGTACTAAGAATTATGAAAGAACATAATCTAACTTGTACAAAGTTCACACATAGAGGTCGTAAGTATCGTTCCTTTAAAGGTAAAGTTGGTAAAGTAGCTCAAAATATATTAAATCGTAGATTTAAAACAAGTCTCCCATTTCAAAAAGTCGTAACAGATATTACAGAGTTCAAATTAATGAATGGTCAGAAATTATATTTATCACCTTTTATGGACTTATATAGTTCAGAGATTATCAGCTTTAAAATCTCAAGTCGTCCTACATTAGATATAGTCATCAATCCATTAAAAGAAATGATAAAGCGTCGTCCAAACCTAGATCATCGTTTAACGATTCATTCAGATCAAGGCTGGCATTATCAACATTCACAATACACTAGATTATTAAAAGACCATAAAATATTTCAGAGTATGTCTAGAAAAGGTAATTGTCTAGATAATTCAGTTATGGAAAACTTTTTTTGGTTACTTAAACAAGAAATGTATTATGGCCAAGAATTTAAAGATTTTCAGGACCTTGAACAAGCTATTCATCGATATATCGATTTTTATAATAACGAAAGAATCAAATCAAAATTAAAAGGCTTATCTCCCAAAAATTACAGGAGACAAACCTTTGAAATAATATACTAA
- a CDS encoding VOC family protein yields MRGDWKTNGSIHHLEIYVSDINKSKIFYSWLLGLLGYSLYQEWREGFSFKLNETYIVFVQVDDSFKQYGYHRKRIGLNHLAFTVEDRVTVDDINIILEQKNINKLYDDLYPYAGGNHHYAVYFEDPDRMKIEIVSKE; encoded by the coding sequence ATTAGAGGTGATTGGAAGACGAATGGTTCTATACATCATTTAGAGATCTATGTTAGTGATATAAATAAATCTAAAATCTTTTATAGTTGGTTATTAGGACTGCTAGGATATAGTTTGTATCAAGAATGGAGAGAAGGTTTTAGCTTTAAATTAAATGAAACGTACATAGTATTTGTACAAGTGGACGATTCATTTAAACAATATGGGTATCATCGTAAAAGGATTGGATTAAATCATTTGGCATTTACTGTTGAAGACAGAGTAACAGTGGATGATATCAATATTATTTTGGAACAAAAAAATATTAATAAACTGTATGATGATTTATATCCGTATGCTGGTGGTAATCATCATTATGCTGTTTATTTTGAAGATCCAGATAGAATGAAAATTGAAATAGTATCTAAAGAATAA
- the coaA gene encoding type I pantothenate kinase produces MKFTKEEWQNTNFKLDMDTSHLNLEEIISLNDNLTNSEINELYLPLINFLTNKVKFHKDYSSNINNKLHNKNNTPPFIIGISGGVSVGKSTVSRLLLNLLQEYNADWKVDLITTDGYIMPKQELIDKDLLSKKGFPESYDTKTLISHLKQIKNNEPNIPTYTYSHITYDRLKDQYHNIDCPDILIIEGVNIFQVSPHEEELVSDYIDYKIYLHTTIENMKKWYLNRFLLLQEEAFQKPDSHFYKYRDIPKDEALKIATDLWDNINEVNLIKNILPTKNRADLVLYKNHDHVIEKLKFNKF; encoded by the coding sequence ATGAAATTCACAAAAGAAGAATGGCAAAACACAAATTTTAAATTAGATATGGATACAAGTCATTTAAACTTAGAAGAAATTATCAGTTTAAATGATAACTTAACAAATTCAGAAATTAATGAACTCTATTTGCCACTCATTAATTTTTTGACAAACAAAGTTAAGTTCCATAAAGATTATTCATCTAACATTAACAACAAATTACATAACAAAAATAACACACCACCTTTTATTATTGGAATATCAGGAGGGGTTTCTGTAGGAAAAAGTACTGTCTCAAGACTGCTTTTAAACTTACTACAAGAATATAACGCAGACTGGAAAGTTGATCTAATTACGACTGATGGTTACATCATGCCTAAACAAGAACTCATCGATAAAGACTTACTTTCTAAAAAAGGATTTCCTGAAAGTTATGATACAAAAACATTAATCAGTCACTTAAAACAAATTAAGAACAACGAGCCTAACATTCCAACATACACGTATTCACATATCACATACGACCGTCTTAAAGACCAATATCACAACATAGACTGTCCGGACATTCTTATTATAGAAGGTGTGAACATCTTCCAAGTAAGTCCACATGAAGAAGAACTCGTAAGTGATTATATTGATTACAAAATATATTTACACACAACTATAGAAAATATGAAGAAATGGTATCTTAACCGCTTCTTACTACTTCAAGAAGAAGCCTTCCAGAAGCCAGACTCACATTTCTATAAATATCGAGACATCCCAAAAGACGAAGCCTTAAAAATAGCAACAGATCTATGGGACAATATTAACGAAGTCAATTTAATCAAAAACATCTTGCCAACTAAAAACAGAGCAGATCTCGTACTATATAAAAATCACGACCATGTTATAGAAAAACTGAAATTTAATAAATTTTAA
- a CDS encoding YqiA/YcfP family alpha/beta fold hydrolase, which produces METLNYEDLNNDLLWAHNNQVVKIMKDDLDIYIKLNLKEDNHKLVVFSNGAIDPSKSKPPVFMRSKWHEDFNANCLYIDDRTIHYKQLRIGWGVGREERHFLKDYSEIAQQVTQALQIESQNVVYCGSSAGGFMSMYLATLHKGTTAVVNNPQCYVDRYDKVNVEKLYTKIFPNRSRDYIKKQYALRLSITSLFRKQKYVPKIYYIQNRLCETDMTRHFNPFCSFLDKYEINSSNIKFILYNNKKLGHKPISREATVNFVNQVLEDKLVIAEF; this is translated from the coding sequence ATGGAAACATTAAATTACGAAGATTTGAATAACGACCTTTTATGGGCACATAACAATCAAGTTGTGAAAATCATGAAAGATGATTTAGACATCTATATCAAATTAAATCTTAAAGAAGACAATCATAAATTAGTTGTATTTTCAAATGGCGCGATTGATCCATCTAAAAGCAAACCGCCTGTCTTTATGAGAAGTAAATGGCATGAAGATTTTAATGCGAATTGTCTTTATATAGATGACAGAACCATTCATTATAAACAATTACGTATAGGTTGGGGTGTCGGAAGAGAAGAACGTCATTTCTTAAAAGACTATTCTGAAATTGCGCAACAAGTCACGCAAGCACTCCAAATAGAATCTCAAAATGTCGTCTATTGTGGTTCATCAGCAGGTGGCTTTATGTCTATGTATTTAGCAACATTGCATAAAGGCACAACTGCTGTAGTGAACAATCCACAATGTTACGTAGATCGCTACGATAAAGTGAACGTCGAAAAATTATACACCAAAATATTTCCCAACCGTTCACGTGATTATATCAAAAAACAATACGCACTGAGACTATCGATCACAAGCTTATTCCGCAAACAAAAATATGTACCTAAAATTTATTACATCCAGAACAGATTATGTGAGACTGATATGACTAGACACTTCAATCCATTTTGTAGTTTCTTAGATAAATACGAAATAAACAGTTCAAACATAAAGTTCATATTATACAACAATAAAAAGCTCGGACATAAACCTATATCAAGAGAAGCAACCGTAAACTTTGTAAACCAAGTCCTTGAAGACAAACTTGTCATAGCAGAATTTTAA
- a CDS encoding transposase: protein MRKKYEFKFKLKLVKEYLEGHQSYRTIALKYGISSWSVLRIWVNQYKEFGEEGLEIKSRNTVYTSEFKLSVLKFRQENMLSYQDTANHFRIINPIIIANWQHQFDEKCRLDIDNKQKGRSHTMTKKRSKSDNKNLPLNENEREELERLRNENETLKAGIAYQKKLQALTDIYGSKNQK from the coding sequence ATGAGGAAAAAATATGAATTTAAATTCAAACTAAAACTTGTAAAAGAATATTTAGAAGGACATCAAAGTTATAGAACAATTGCTTTAAAATATGGTATTTCAAGTTGGTCTGTCCTTCGGATTTGGGTCAATCAATATAAAGAGTTTGGAGAAGAAGGTTTAGAAATAAAAAGTAGAAATACTGTTTATACTAGCGAATTTAAATTATCTGTTTTAAAATTTAGACAAGAAAATATGTTGTCTTATCAAGATACTGCGAATCACTTTAGAATTATTAATCCTATTATCATTGCCAATTGGCAACATCAATTTGATGAAAAGTGTCGTCTTGATATAGATAATAAACAAAAGGGACGATCTCACACTATGACTAAAAAACGATCTAAATCAGATAATAAAAATTTACCTTTAAATGAAAATGAACGTGAAGAACTTGAAAGACTTAGAAATGAAAATGAGACGTTAAAGGCAGGTATAGCCTATCAAAAAAAGTTACAAGCCTTGACCGACATTTACGGAAGCAAAAATCAGAAATAG